In the genome of Silurus meridionalis isolate SWU-2019-XX chromosome 17, ASM1480568v1, whole genome shotgun sequence, the window CAACACTCACATTACAACGCTCTCCATCCTGAGGAGCAACAGTTCACCAAGACTTTTcaaaaaggaacagtggtgattagtggtGGAGAACAGTtatgtgtataggtgtgtacatgtatttaaaggtgtgtgtatctgtgtgtacaggtgtgtgtaggtgtgtgtaggtgtttacaTGTGTTTAAAGGTttgtacaggtgtgtacatgtgtgtaaaggTAGCTATAGGTGTTTACAGGTGTATACAtctgtataggtgtgtgtgcaggtatgtatatgtgtgtatagtcgtgtgcaggtgtgtacatgtgtgtatagccgtgtgcaggtgtgtacatgtgtgtataggtgtgtgcaggtgtgtatatgtgtgtacatgtgtgtgcaggtgtgtatatgtgtgtacatgtgtgtataggtgtgtgcaggtgtgtacatgtgtgtataggtgtgtgcaggtgtgtacatgtgtgtataggtgtgtgcaggtgtgtacatgtgtgtgtgtgtatagtcgTGTGCAggtttgtacatgtgtgtataatcgtgtgcaggtgtgtatagtcgtgtgcaggtgtgtacatgtgtgtatagtcgtgtgtgcaggtgtatacgtgtgtatagtgtgtgtgcaggtgtgtacatgtgtgtgtgtgtgtatagtcgtgtgcaggtgtgtacatgtgtgtatagtcgtgtgcaggtgtgtacatgtgtgtatatatgtgtgtacaggtgtatacatgtgtatatgtgtgtataggtgtgtgcaggtgtgtacatgtgtatataagtgtgtgcaggtgtatacgtgtgtgtgtgtataatcgtgtacatgtgtgtacatgtgtataatgtgtgcaggtgtgtgtgtgtatatatatgtgtatataagtgtgtgcaggtgtgtacatgtgtgtatatatgtgtatatagtgtgtacaggtgtgtacatgtgtatatatgtgtatatatatgtgtatatatatgtgtacatatgtgtatatatgtgtataatcgtgtacatgtgtacatgtgtatatatgtgtatataagtgtgtgcaggtgtatatgtgtacatatgtgtgtatatgtatatgtgtatagtgtgcaggtgtatacatgtgtatataatcgtgtgcagtgtgtacatatgtgtatagtgtgtgtgcaggtgtatatgtgtacatgtgtatatatatgtgtgtacaggtgtacatgtgtatatgtgtacatatgtgtatatgtgtatatgtgtacatgtgtgtacatgtgtatatagtgtgtgcaggtgtgtacatgtgtgtatgtgtgtatagtagtgtgcaggtgtgtacatgtgtataatcgtgtgcaggtgtgtatatatgtgtgtataggtgtgtgtacatgtgtgtatatatgtgtgtacatgtgtgtatagtcgtgtgcaggtgtgtacaggtgtgtgtacatgtgtgtataagtgtgtgcaggtgtacatgtgtacatgtgtgtatagtcatgtgcatgtgtgtacatgtgtacatgtgtgtataggtgtgtgcaggtgtgtacatgtgtgtataggtgtgtgcaggtgtgtacaggtgtatatgtgtgtgcaggtgtgtacatgtgtgtatatgtgtgtgcaggtgtgtacatgtgtatagtCGTgcaggtgtgtacagtgtgtatagtgtgtacatgtgtgcaggtgtgtatagttgtgtgcaggtgtgtacatgtgtgtataggtgtgtacatgtgtgtatagtcatgtgcatgtgtacatgtgtgtgcaggtgtgtacatgtgtgtatagtcgtgtgcaggtgtgtagatgtgtgtataggtgtgtgcaggtgtgtacgtgtgtataggtgtgtgcaggtgtgtacatgtgtgtatagtcctgtgcaggtgtgtataggtgtgtatagtCGTGTGCAGgggtgtacatgtgtgtatagtcgtgtgcaggtgtgtacatgtgtgtatagtcgtgtgcaggtgtgtacatgtgtggatagtcgtgtgcaggtgtgtaaatgtgtgtatagttgtgtgcaggtgtgtacatgtgtgtgcaggtgtgtacatgtgtgtatagtcgtgtgcaggtgtgtaaatgtgtgtatagtagtgtgcaggtgtgtacatgtgtgcaggtgtgtacatgtgtgtatagtcgtgcaggtgtaaatgtgtgtatagtagtgtgcaggtgtgtaaatgtgtgtatagtcgtgtgcatgtgtgtacagtcgtgcaggtgtgtacatgtgtgtatagtcGTGCAGGTGTGTACATGGGTGTATAGTCGTgcaggtgtgtacatgtgtgtatagtcgtgcatgtgtgtacatgtgtatagtcgtgcaggtgtgtacatgtgtatagtcgtgtacaggtgtgtatagtgtacatgtgtgtataatCGTGTGcaggtgtacatgtgtatagtcggtgcaggtgtgtacatgtgtgtatgtgtgtgtacatgtgtatgtgtgtacatgtgtgcaggtgtgtacatgtgtgtatagtgcaggtgtgtaaatgtgtatagtagtgcaggtgtgtacatgtgtgtgtatgtatatgtgtatagtcgtgtgcaggtgtgtatatgtgtgtgcaggtgtgtaaatgtgtatagtgtgtacatgtgtatatgtgtatagtgtgcaggtgtacatgtgtgtgcagtgtgtacatgtgtgtatgtatagtcgTGTGcaggtgtacatgtgtgtgtacatgtgtgtatagtcgtgtgcaggtgtgtacatgtgtgtatagtcgtgtgcaggtgtgtacatgtgtgtatagtcgtgtgcaggtgtgtacatgtgtgtatagttgtgcaggtgtgtacatgtgtgtatagtcgtgtgcaggtgtgtacatgtgtatagttgtgcaggtgtgtacgtgtgtgtatagtcgtgcaggtgtgtacatgtgtgtatagttgtgcaggtgtgtacgtgtgtgtatagtcgtgtgcaggtgtgtacatgtgtgtatagttgtgtgcaggtgtgtacgtgtgtgtatagtcgtgtgcaggtgtgtacatgtgtgtatagtcgtgtgcaggtgtgtacatgtgtgtgcaggtgtgtacatgtgtgtgtagtgtgtgcaggtgtgtacatACATGCCAATAATGTCGTCCTGAGCTGAAGCCGTCTTTGGCGATCACACACTCCCACCTGTCGAACCTCTGAGGTCCGGGCTGGACTTTGGATTTGCGGCCCATTCGCACTCGTTTCCCGCTCTGAGAGATGACGAGTGTACGGTGAGCCGTCTCAGGATCCAAAACCACGTCGGCTGCCAGGGGAGAAAATTAACCCATCAGTTCTCTGAGTTTATTTTCTCTCAGTACGAGAACTTCACCTCATGGTTCCTCTCTCACCTGCTGTGGGTTTTGTCCCTCCGATAATGTACGCTGGAAGACTCGGAGCGCTGCTGTCCTTTTTCACAGACTTTAGTTCTTCTCTCAGCAGCCGGTTCACTTCCTCCAGCTTCCTGATCACCTCCTTCAAATCAGCATTCTGCTTGTACACTTCCAGATCTTTGGTGACCTCCACCAGCTGGTGCTGCTCCATCTCCCTGCACCTGTAGTGATCCCTGGCATGCTTCTCACAAAAGGAACGAACACAAGTTAAGCACGACTTCCAGGCTTTAAATTTCCTCCCGCTGCACGCGTCACAGGCCACATCTTCAGCTCCGGCGTACTGAGCGCTCAGCCCCTGCTCTTTACTCGCGGAGAAACCGCTGGCTCCTGACGAGCTGGTGATCCCTGAGTCTCTGCTCAGCGCTGGAGATGGAGACCTGAAAACCCAAATCACACGAATCACTCGTTCACTGCAGAAGAGTtggctttgttttatttctgttcgATGGAAGTGAATGTATTTCAGATGAAGGAAAAGCCGAGTGAAGGTGTGAGGAATCACCTGGGGTTAAACTCGTGTGATCCACTGAGACTCGGAGGCCTTTCCATTGAGTTATTGCTTCTTCTGTACGAAATATAAATCCGTTAAGATtaattgtggtgtttttatAAACGGTGAATAGAACAGGAGTGTTTTCTCAGAGAGCAGCTTTGACTTCTGTCTCCtctcaataaaaacacaatcataattattaaattctgtttttaatacAGTAAAATGTCACACACATCTGCTGAGGTAAATCAACTATAAAGCTCTAAATTctataactgtgtgtgtctgctagtgtgtgtgtttcctggaCAGAATGATATTTTACCTGCATTTAACCAGAGGGTCAAACGTGAACACAGCAGACTCCAAAGAGTTCACACTCATACGGGACTGGACGCTCGGAGACTTCGGCCTGGTCCAGAGAACACAAAGTGAACATTATGTAGAAACATCTGCATGACACTGGATTGTAATTGGTCAGCAGGTGGTGATTAGTGCTCTAAAACAGTGGTGCAGGTTTATATAATGCGCTCGTTCTGAGacgttattgtttctatagtaacagttcaTTCACATGTCATGTGAATTATGTCATTAAGAGGTTTTATGTTAACAAGGTGTTTATGTGAGATGAATGGAGGAAGTCTCCAGCGTCTAAGATTTATACCAGTCAGAGGTGAAGATGTAACTGTAACTCAGAGATCTGCTATACCGACTTTAACCAACAGGGGACGACAGATTACTGATTCACTTAACAGGTTTAAACTGTTCAGATTTACCTTCCATCGTCTTCCTTATCATCATCCTGACATTCAGGCACTGAATCAAAAGAGCGAACACTCACATCAGACCTCAGAGACCAGGTTCTGTTCAGGGGTgagctgaagaagaagaagtcaaaggtcattctaaaaaaaaaaaaatactgtcaaACAGACTAAAGTAGATTAAGTAAGATCACAAAACAAGGAAGGAAACATCTGAGCTACACCAAAACAATTAGAAACTAATCTGAACTCTAACCCAAACTCGAACTCTATCCCGAACTTGAACTCTAACCCAAACTCTAACCtgaacccaaacccaaacccaaacccgAACTCGAACTCGAACTCTAACCCAAACCTGAATGCTGCTCACTGAAAATGGAGAAACAAAGAACGTATATTTTTAGTGAGCAGCATTCAGGTTTGGGTTAGAGTTCGAGTTCGAGTTCGGGTTTGAgtttgagtttgtgtgtgtgtgtagtagccATGTTAAAAGGGTATGCTGAAGTTGTTGCTGAGATGAAATCTGAATCCCAGTACAAACACGATTAAACATTTCCtaacgtttttttgtttgtttgtgtaaatcAGATCAGAGTGTAAATTCTCCTGTTCAAATGTTTTACCGTCCTGGTTCTGTAGATCTTTTGAAGTTAACAGCTGCATCTAAAGATCTGGAGCTGGCTCTGGTCTCGCTGCTATTAGGCTGAGAGCCGAACATCATCCTGCTTCAGAGGGGAAAAGTGTCCACATTACAGCAGGTCAAGTGTGGATAAATATCTCCTGTTCATCTAACTCCACATGGAGTTCACCTGAGTTCCACCCTGGACCTCCAGTGTAATTTAGCTAAAGTAAGTCACGTCTGACTAAGACTTTATTGCCATCAGAATTTTTTGAATTTCTGCCATGacacttttttccccataaCAATGAACAAAGAGAATCTCCAGGAAAACCTAATCTTTTCATATGTgcgtgtaagagtgtgtgtgtgtgtgtgtgtgtgtgtgtgtgtgtgttctacacCACACCCTGTAGACTCCACCTCTCTGAGTCTGGAGGACCAATCATAGCAGTGCTGGAATGCAGCCACACATATTGTTCCTAAATCCAGTCTCTCCACACTGTTTACTGAACACTTCATGGAGacgtgagtgtgtgttcatgaaaaaaaaaacattggtgaTTATACTATACTACCTCAAATatacaacccacacacacacctcagatcATGGACTAGAGTATGGACAGGAATGAATGTGTAGAAGCAGCAGTCAGGATTCTGTAGATCAGCGTGTAAATGCACACAATCCAGTCATTATAGTTACAGACATCAGGAGACTCTCAGTGTCGGTCTCAAGtctggataaatgtggaggtttgtgttatgaaggagaTCCagagtaaaacatgtgccaaatcaaatatgtggatcaggaatcagaatttcataccagtTCAGTCAAAGCTCGAGTtaacaacgaccaccacaggtatcattaaccaacagggtaccggtgtaaaCTGGGCTGCTGTTgactgaaggaggagaaggagaggaggaagacgtctacagagacagcagggaaaggagaagtggaggagagtggaggttcaggttggcagatggtggtagattttgctaaaaggatggaaatggcagtggtgaacacgtattttaagaagaaggaggatcatagggtgacgtataagagtggaggaaggtgcacacaggtggactatgttctatgtaggagatgcaacctgaagaagattggacactgtaaggtgttggtgggggacagtgtagctagacagcatcgaatggtggtctgtaggatggttttggaggtgaagaagaagagcaggagagtgaggattgaaagaagaataagatggtggagactgaaggaggaagactgtagtgtgagattcagggaagaggtcagacaggagctcggtggtggtgaagaggtgctggatgattgtggaactactgcaggagtgatgagggagacagttagaaaggtacttggtgtaacatctggaaatagaaaggaagataaagagacgttgtggtggaatgaggaagtgcaggagagcagaaggagaaagaggttggagaaacagaattgggatcgacagagtgatgagaaaagtaggcaggagaacaaggagatgcagcagcaggtgaagagggatgtggtgaaggaaaaggcatatgaggagctgtaggagaagttggacactgaggaaggagaaaaggatttgtagtgattgttcaggcagaggaaccgagctgggaaggatgtgctgcaagttagagcagtaagggatggagatggaaatgtgttgactagtgaggagagtgtgttgagaagatggagggagtattttgagcagctgatgaacgaaagaaggttggatggtgtggagatgtgaagcaggatgtagataggattagtaaggaggaagtgagagcagcgattaagaggatgaagagtggaaagtcggtagagaacagagtagtatgaaggtggatgatccgctttggTGACctctaacgggagcagccgaaagaagaagaagaagaatctaaAGGCAGATGATTTACCTTTTCAATTGTGTAGATCTTTTGAAGTTAACAGCTGCATCTAAAGATCTGGAGCTGGCTCTGGCTTGGGTCTCACTGCTCTCAGGCTGAGACCTGCACATCATCCTGCTTCAGAGAAGAAAAGGGTTCAAGTTACATCAAGAACAGTCTGGATAAATCTCATGTCCCTCTAATGCCACATGGAGCTGAGCAGCAGATGAGTTTTAGTGTCAGATGTTTGCTTGAGTTCCACCATGAAGCTACAGTGTAATGTAAAACACTCAAAGTGAGTCTCATCAAACCTCTTCCATCTCAAGATTTTCAGTGAATGTCCTGATGTGGGATTTACTGACATCTACAGTGTGTGTTGCATAAGTATTTGCCCCCCTGCATCTTCCTAAGAGTAACTCATGTGAGGTGATGAATTTTTAGACATGAGTGAATATAAATCTGTAACTTCAGTCTCTCCACGTTTACAGAACACTATATGAAGATGCGAGTGTGTGTTAATGGAAAACATGGAGTTTAATTTCTCAGTTCATTAGCTCTAAATTTCGCACACAAAACATCTCTCAGTTCATGGACGTCATGACGACGTGCTGTGTGTGGAGGTGAAAGTGTCTCACCTCGCGTCTGGGTCTGTGTCTGGGTTTGTGTCTGGGTCTGTGTCTGGGTCTGTGTCTGGGTCTGGTGGATCCAtgtctgcaaaataaaaaacaattttataaactttttattttatacatttattcatcttcatttattcagtgcagaattatttacacacacacacacacacacacacacacacacacacacacacacacacacacacacacagacatgtgcACTTCCACATTATCCCTTGCCAAAGACACCAAAATCCTCAAAAGAATTTTCATTAaacttttttcctatttttatagAAACAGACCCAAAAGTGAAGTAACTTTAAtcaaataactataataattaatacaattattaaaaaaaaagtaaaatgttttagaattaaagataataaagagcaaaattatttttaaatccattaaaattaatagaaataagCATTATATATTTGAGatagaaatatacaaataatatataaaaagttaatcatgaataaaataataataaaaataggaaaatgaGTAACTAAAgctaattttaaatacaaacaaataaatgaataaataaatcaattcgTGTGAAGTAAAAGTGTGGAATTAAAGGTTAAATTCCACTTTACTGAAAGTATGAGAtttccccccctctctctttctcccccccccctctctctccctctctctttctgtttctcttttcttttatatctttCATACACTCTAAAAAATGAGCACATATATAAGTATAGACTTTTTTATATACTACATAGGGTTCTTCTCTTCCTATATAATCTGAAGGCTGAAGGAGTCTCTCCGTCTCTCAGGCCTGTAGATGTGATGTACAGATAACGAGGTAATGAAGTAACAAGTTATAGTTTATGAGTTGATGAAAATGAGGTGAAAACGAGACGCTCAAAATCTcagatttgaaatgaaacactTTCCCTGGTCAGGAATAAAATGTTGTGAAGTTCGCTCCTACCGTGTTTCAGTAGCTCTCAAGTGGAGGTGTTTATAATCTCTGCGGCTTTTGCCTTTTGTTTGCGTGCCATGCgagaagcaggaggaggaggaggaggagaaggagtgaGAGTCCATCACTTTTCCTGTTCAGCAGGAATGCAGCTCTGCAGGTCTCACTGCAGCGATAACATTTCTACACACTCAAACCCAGGGTACATTTAAATACCGTCTCAGGAAAAGTGTTCAGGTTTTCTGTTGACTTGttgatgacatttatttaaagtacaCTGGTCCCCCGGAACATCGAGGGGGTTACGGTCTAAGACCTCTGTGAGTTCCGAAAACCAGTGAATTTTGGatgcagcccctatggtaccttagtgaattcatatAGACATGATGTCACTTCAatacaataatgttttaaaatgttcaaaaatttgttattaaaaacagtttataatgttattcctaacgttacTGAACTTTCTGTCCCACTGCAGATTACTGTGCACCACAGTAACCCACCAGCGATTACACTTTTATCCATTTAGTTTTACTTTCCGGTcatttcctgttctcacttacattatagcatcTATAAACACTTGTTCCCTTAGCAGTCGctcatttaaagatttaaagctTGTTATATCATATTACTgagtataatattataataagacTGAACAAACACGTCCATCCATTGGTCCATCGGTCCTCCATTCACTCTTATACTTTATCTCTGTGTGAGGTTTGGAGCAGCAGTTGTAGAGGTAACAAGTTGTATATAAAAtgcctgtattttatttttaactattcagtcagttttgctcTACAAACTTCAGTGACATGTGACCATAGTATAACGTGATAATCCATGGCAAGGTGTGAGGCATTTCACCATTTTAATGCTCTCCACTTCACCTCAGGATGTTCTCCACCTCCAGGTCTACACTAACATCctgtaacacctcacacctTCACCTACATTATATCTCTTATATGTCCTGAAGGTCTGTtaatttcaaaaacaaaagggcacagttttttttttttttatataagatcTCATGTCAGGTTCCTCAGGTTCCTCAGTAGGTTGCAGTAAGGAGCTGAAGCTCTGACCAGAACATTGACTTGCAcatgcttttaaaataaaagtcgtTAGCACATGATTTCAATACATAAGTGGTTTTATTACTCAAGTGTCGTGTAACAGTCGTATAAATTATTGTTCATTTCACAATTTTtccaacacacaccacataaaCACTGAGACGCGTTACACAGACGTACACAGAAATTGTAAAGACAGCGGTGATGTAAAACACACTTAGCAACTTGGCTCAACATCATACACGTGAATTTGCCATGAACATCTAACACAAACTGCGTTCACGCTAGGTATTGACCGATAGCGGGTTCCTGATATGATCGCGATATTGTTTACGGAAATATGCTACGCTTgcgctacaaagaaacaaatgttAACTAGCAAttcgaaaaaataaaatgtactagCATAACTAGTAAAGTTCTATATGTCAACTGAAACATTAGCAAGTTAAAAATATAAGCTCTGAAACAACTTACAGGAgacaacacacactacatctatGAATGAAATGTTAGCTATTGTCATAGATTTGATATTTTTGTGTTGGGTGAAGGAAGTTACACACTCATGTTTGCAACACACTCGACATTCAAGCAGTAAAATTCAACACAGCGGTAACACTAGGCTAGTAAGCAGCATGAACACTGAACTATAACATGTTGCTATTTAGCTGTTAAGAATAATGATGAAGCCCTTAAATACCCAAAATATAGATGATGAAAAGACAGAGTGAAAACAACTGTCATCAAAAATTTCAACAATTACCTCAGACACTTACCTCAGACAGCATCGGATGCTAACTAGCTACCTACAAGATGCAACAGAGATTttctttggggaaaaaaactaaaacactgCAGCCACATAAGGCACCACGTCTTCAAACCGACTGCCAGAGGAGTGAGAATATTTTGAGGTATACATGCTAACAATATTATTCCTGTAAaaatatgacattataacagacTAGCGGTATCGTAGCAATAAAGTCAAAGGTTACAGTGTTACACAGTTGACATCGTTTATCACAATCACACAGCTAATATAAGTAATCTTCAATAAACAATTACCTCCGTGTCTGATTCACCTCAGTGTTTAAATTACCTCATTGTTTAATTTACCCCAGTGTTTAATTTACCCCAGTGTTTAAATTACCCCAGTGTTTAATTTACCCCATTGAATAATTTACCCCAGTGTTTAATTTACCTCAGTGTTTAATTTACCCCAGTGTTTAAATTACCCCAGTGAATAATTTACCCCAGTGTTTAAATTACCCCAGTGAATAATTTACCCCAGTGTTTAATTTACCTCAGTGTTTAATTTACCTCAGTTTTACATTTACCTCAGTGTTTAAATTACCTCATTGTTTCATTTACCCCAGTGTTTAATTTACCccagttttttatttaccttAGTTTTACATTTACCTCATTGTTGTGTTTAAATGACCCCAGCGTTAAATTTACCTCAGTGTTTAATTTACCTCAGTGTTTAATTTACCTCAGTGTTTCATTTACCTCATTGTTTAATTTACCTCAGTTTTACATTTACCTCAGTATTTAATTTACCTCAGTGTTTAATTTACATCAGTTTTACATTTACCTCATTGTTTAATTAACCCCAGTGTTTAAATGACCCCAGTGTTAAATTTACCTCAGTGTCTGATTTACCTCAGTGTTTACATTACCTCAGTGTCTGATTTACATCAAATTTTAGTGTCTGATTTATCTCACAGGCAGCTGACACATGGGCCAGACATGCTAACAGCTCTGTTATAAAGTAAAGAAACTTTGGACACACGCTTAAagtacataaatacacatcactAGAGACTGACATtaacattacaaacacacacacacacacacacacacacacacacacacacacacacacaccgtgttaTCACATTacaccagtacacacacacaaacacacaaggttATCACATTacaccagtacacacacacacacacaaacacacaaggttATCACATTacaccagtacacacacacacacacacacacacacacacacacacacacacagatgctgtAAGTGTTAAATAGGTCTGTACACTAAACAGCTACAGGAAGCAGTAAAAAACCGAAGCTCAAGTCATGCTAGCCTTTCTCTCTTAGCCTAGCGACTGAAATGCTACTCGCTAACAGTAATATTCCTCATTTACTAGTGTATTACCAGtgtaagaaacaggaagtgttgtATTAGTAGCGACCGGTTGTGTAGTGCAGCTTAAACTGATTTACTGCTACCATGTCCTGTTGTTAGCAATGATTAATATGACGTCCAAATTAGTCGTTGGAACATCAATGTTAATCTGAGgtgtaatctaaaaaaaaatcctgtattAGCATTAAGTTagcaaaaatacacaaagcacAAAGACAGGACTGTTAGCAGTTCACACGCTGCGCTATAATAAAAagcattataatattatatatatattttttttatctctgttcCTGTGGCTGAGTGACGAGCGAACGCATAccgctgaaaaaaaaagtcttgacgTAGCAGTTTCGTTAGCGTTCATGTCACAAGCTGCTCTCATGGCTTTTGTTGGAAGATTAGCAAAGAACACAGTGGAGTTTAGTGATGTTAGTGGCAATGTGTTGCAGAGGCAGTGCCAGCCAAATCTGaccatgctcacacacacacacacacacacacacacacacacacacacacacacactcacacacacacacactcactcacacacgtaTCACTACAGCACTCGAGTCCTTATTCAGAAACACTATGAGGATGCTAATCG includes:
- the LOC124399511 gene encoding tripartite motif-containing protein 72-like isoform X5 → MDPPDPDTDPDTDPDTNPDTDPDASRMMCRSQPESSETQARASSRSLDAAVNFKRSTQLKSRMMFGSQPNSSETRASSRSLDAAVNFKRSTEPGRSPLNRTWSLRSDVSVRSFDSVPECQDDDKEDDGRPKSPSVQSRMSVNSLESAVFTFDPLVKCRRSNNSMERPPSLSGSHEFNPRSPSPALSRDSGITSSSGASGFSASKEQGLSAQYAGAEDVACDACSGRKFKAWKSCLTCVRSFCEKHARDHYRCREMEQHQLVEVTKDLEVYKQNADLKEVIRKLEEVNRLLREELKSVKKDSSAPSLPAYIIGGTKPTAADVVLDPETAHRTLVISQSGKRVRMGRKSKVQPGPQRFDRWECVIAKDGFSSGRHYWHVEVNKEFTIGVMKSSAERNGRFAFAPFQGYWCIFHFWLSFSALENHVVRLSINSVPQVLGVCVDVDERWVTFYNVDTKDQIYTFKDMKLGPGDKIYPIFRTVEKSMDLQIKTVS
- the LOC124399511 gene encoding tripartite motif-containing protein 72-like isoform X4 → MDPPDPDTDPDTDPDTNPDTDPDARMMCRSQPESSETQARASSRSLDAAVNFKRSTQLKRMMFGSQPNSSETRASSRSLDAAVNFKRSTEPGRMTFDFFFFSSPLNRTWSLRSDVSVRSFDSVPECQDDDKEDDGRPKSPSVQSRMSVNSLESAVFTFDPLVKCRRSNNSMERPPSLSGSHEFNPRSPSPALSRDSGITSSSGASGFSASKEQGLSAQYAGAEDVACDACSGRKFKAWKSCLTCVRSFCEKHARDHYRCREMEQHQLVEVTKDLEVYKQNADLKEVIRKLEEVNRLLREELKSVKKDSSAPSLPAYIIGGTKPTAADVVLDPETAHRTLVISQSGKRVRMGRKSKVQPGPQRFDRWECVIAKDGFSSGRHYWHVEVNKEFTIGVMKSSAERNGRFAFAPFQGYWCIFHFWLSFSALENHVVRLSINSVPQVLGVCVDVDERWVTFYNVDTKDQIYTFKDMKLGPGDKIYPIFRTVEKSMDLQIKTVS
- the LOC124399511 gene encoding tripartite motif-containing protein 72-like isoform X3 — protein: MDPPDPDTDPDTDPDTNPDTDPDASRMMCRSQPESSETQARASSRSLDAAVNFKRSTQLKRMMFGSQPNSSETRASSRSLDAAVNFKRSTEPGRMTFDFFFFSSPLNRTWSLRSDVSVRSFDSVPECQDDDKEDDGRPKSPSVQSRMSVNSLESAVFTFDPLVKCRRSNNSMERPPSLSGSHEFNPRSPSPALSRDSGITSSSGASGFSASKEQGLSAQYAGAEDVACDACSGRKFKAWKSCLTCVRSFCEKHARDHYRCREMEQHQLVEVTKDLEVYKQNADLKEVIRKLEEVNRLLREELKSVKKDSSAPSLPAYIIGGTKPTAADVVLDPETAHRTLVISQSGKRVRMGRKSKVQPGPQRFDRWECVIAKDGFSSGRHYWHVEVNKEFTIGVMKSSAERNGRFAFAPFQGYWCIFHFWLSFSALENHVVRLSINSVPQVLGVCVDVDERWVTFYNVDTKDQIYTFKDMKLGPGDKIYPIFRTVEKSMDLQIKTVS
- the LOC124399511 gene encoding tripartite motif-containing protein 72-like isoform X6 — encoded protein: MDPPDPDTDPDTDPDTNPDTDPDASRMMCRSQPESSETQARASSRSLDAAVNFKRSTQLKRMMFGSQPNSSETRASSRSLDAAVNFKRSTEPGRSPLNRTWSLRSDVSVRSFDSVPECQDDDKEDDGRPKSPSVQSRMSVNSLESAVFTFDPLVKCRRSNNSMERPPSLSGSHEFNPRSPSPALSRDSGITSSSGASGFSASKEQGLSAQYAGAEDVACDACSGRKFKAWKSCLTCVRSFCEKHARDHYRCREMEQHQLVEVTKDLEVYKQNADLKEVIRKLEEVNRLLREELKSVKKDSSAPSLPAYIIGGTKPTAADVVLDPETAHRTLVISQSGKRVRMGRKSKVQPGPQRFDRWECVIAKDGFSSGRHYWHVEVNKEFTIGVMKSSAERNGRFAFAPFQGYWCIFHFWLSFSALENHVVRLSINSVPQVLGVCVDVDERWVTFYNVDTKDQIYTFKDMKLGPGDKIYPIFRTVEKSMDLQIKTVS
- the LOC124399511 gene encoding tripartite motif-containing protein 72-like isoform X2 — protein: MDPPDPDTDPDTDPDTNPDTDPDARMMCRSQPESSETQARASSRSLDAAVNFKRSTQLKSRMMFGSQPNSSETRASSRSLDAAVNFKRSTEPGRMTFDFFFFSSPLNRTWSLRSDVSVRSFDSVPECQDDDKEDDGRPKSPSVQSRMSVNSLESAVFTFDPLVKCRRSNNSMERPPSLSGSHEFNPRSPSPALSRDSGITSSSGASGFSASKEQGLSAQYAGAEDVACDACSGRKFKAWKSCLTCVRSFCEKHARDHYRCREMEQHQLVEVTKDLEVYKQNADLKEVIRKLEEVNRLLREELKSVKKDSSAPSLPAYIIGGTKPTAADVVLDPETAHRTLVISQSGKRVRMGRKSKVQPGPQRFDRWECVIAKDGFSSGRHYWHVEVNKEFTIGVMKSSAERNGRFAFAPFQGYWCIFHFWLSFSALENHVVRLSINSVPQVLGVCVDVDERWVTFYNVDTKDQIYTFKDMKLGPGDKIYPIFRTVEKSMDLQIKTVS